The stretch of DNA AAGAATTCGATCCTGTTGCAATAATCAACTCATCATATTCTACTACCCTGCCTTGCTCAGAAATCACACGTTTTTGTTCTACATCGATTTTTGTTACCGCATCACCTGTAAATAATTGAATTTGATTTTCTTTATACCAATCTAGCGGATTGATAATAACATCTTCAAAGTTGATATCGCCCTGAAGGATATTGGATAGCTTTATCCGATTGTAGTTTGGGTATGGTTCTTGTCCAAAAATAGTTATCTCAAATTGCTCAGGTGATACTTTAAGTATTTCTTCGATCGTTCTTACACCAGCCATTCCGTTTCCGATCATCACTAATTTTTTCATCGTGGGTCGCTCCCTATATATTGTTTTCTTAATGTTAGTTAGTAAGGTTTTCTTGATAGTTAAATTGTAAATCCCTGCCCCTTAAAAAATTGTGACGTTCGTCACTTTTAAAACAATACATGTGAATGATTTCACATTATTGTCATAAACCTCTTTTCACTAGATAATAATTATAAAGTTGGAATAATATGACATGTAGGGGTGCTAAATGGGGAAACATACGATTTATAAAAGTGAGGAAGGGAAAGCGACTATACATAGATTCTATGAAAATTATCTACGAGAATTTAAAACTGATTTTGATCGAGTTTATATAGATACACCATTCGGACAGACCCATGTGTTAGTGGCGGGGCCTAAAGAAGGAAAGCCTTTGTTTATTTTTCAGGGAGGAAACTGTATCAATCCCATGACATTATCATGGTTTCAGCCTCTTGTTAAAAACTACAGAATTTATGCGCCAGATACCATTGGTCACCCTGGCTTTAGTGAAGAAAATCGGATCTCTGCAAGTGATGATAGTTTTGCACGTTGGACTACCGAAATAATGAACCATTTTCATATCGAAAAATCTGCTTTTTTAGGCCCCTCCTATGGAGCCGGAATCATCCTTAGAATTGCTGCGTTTATGCCTGAAAAAATAGCTTGTTCGATTTTAATGGCACCTGCAGGCATCCAGCTCGGTTCTAAGGTAGAAATGATTAGAAAAATCCTTGTTCCGTTACTCATTTTTAAAACGAACGGATCCCGAAAGCAGATGAACAAAATAGCCGATTCGATGTCTGATAATAGCATGAGAGAAATAGATAAAGACATCATCGCCAGTATTTTTAAACATGTGAAACTAGAATCCGAGATGCCTAAGCTCACAGAAAAAAGTGAACTAGTCAACTATCACTCTCCCACCATCGTCATTTCCGGTACGAAGGACGTGTTCTTTCCTGCAGAAAAGATTCAAAAAACAGCGAAAGAAATCATCCCGAACCTTACAAACTACAAAACATATGATATGGGGCACTTCCCCTCTGAAAAGTACCTTACAAAAATAAACAAAGATATCGAAGACTTTTTACATTTGCATTATTAATATTTTCAAATATTAAAAAGACTAACAGATTCCGTATCCTATTGTAAAAAGGGAATTTACACCTAAAAATGCAGATCAAATAGCACAGTTGGATATAAACTGTGCTATTCCCTATATTACGAACCTTCTTCAACTAATGACTCCCAATGAGCATACTTAAAGAGTTATGGTCACATGAGGCTTGCTAAAGTGACTCGTTCCCCCGCTACCAACTAGTACGTAACCATTTTTTGGGAACACTACAAGTCTAGTTGAACTATCAGAAAGTAAAACTTTCACTTCGGAATTATCTTCCAGAGCGGTATATTTGACATAGCCTGTTGAAGTAATAGTTGTCTTCCAGTTATTATCAAATTCTGCCCTTAAAACGCGGTTTGAATATGTTTGATTTGATTTTGTTTTTGATGGTGTTTTAGTTTTTGTTTTTGGTTTTTTCATTTTCATCTACCCTCCTTTGTGTACGCGAGCATTAAGTTACTCCCCATATTTTATTCACTATTAATAACTGGAAATTGGACAAGAATCACACCTTTTAAAAATTGTATGTGTGAATCAACAATTTCATCTGACATCCATAGCCTATATGCAAAAAAAGACACTTACCATAATTAGTAAGTGCCTAAACAATCGCTTTTTTAGATTACTTGCTTTTCTTTTTTAGGAATAGTTGAGCCCTTAACCATTGAATTTAGGGTTGGAACAAGTGCACCAATGACGGCAACGGGAGCTAGTTCCCAAAGTTCTAATGGCGGGGTAATCAGAATTCCTGACTTATGAATGGCGAATAGGGAAAGAAAATAAGCCGTACTGCCAGTTAGTCCCACCCACCAATTGATCTTTTTAACCAATAAAAATAAGAGAGGAATGAATAATAGCGTAATGGGAACATAGGATGTTGGATACTCAACCGCTGCAAAAATACCTTTACCCAAAGATCGCAATCCAATATACAGAGCTGCTGCCATGAAAGGAATCGTAAAATCCCGACAAAATCGAATGATTAAAATAGTTAACAACGCCACCATTAACACAGAATAAATCGGATACACCCATTCCGGAATGCCACCAAATATTTGTGAGGCAGGGTCGGAGATCAAATCTAATATTTCCTGTGAAGCAATGGATTTCCCTTGAATGTACTGGTCATAGGAAATCGCTCCATTTTCCTGCTGCATGTTTGGAAACATGAAGCATTCGAGGAGAAACATCGCAAACCAGGTGTGCATCGATTTCC from Bacillus sp. SLBN-46 encodes:
- a CDS encoding alpha/beta hydrolase, whose translation is MGKHTIYKSEEGKATIHRFYENYLREFKTDFDRVYIDTPFGQTHVLVAGPKEGKPLFIFQGGNCINPMTLSWFQPLVKNYRIYAPDTIGHPGFSEENRISASDDSFARWTTEIMNHFHIEKSAFLGPSYGAGIILRIAAFMPEKIACSILMAPAGIQLGSKVEMIRKILVPLLIFKTNGSRKQMNKIADSMSDNSMREIDKDIIASIFKHVKLESEMPKLTEKSELVNYHSPTIVISGTKDVFFPAEKIQKTAKEIIPNLTNYKTYDMGHFPSEKYLTKINKDIEDFLHLHY